The Actinocorallia herbida DNA window GACGTCTCCACGCCACGGCGAGCAGCAGGGCTCCGCCGAGCAGCGCCCTGACCGCCGTGACGGCGACCGGCCCGAAGGACGGCACCGCGAAGCGGATCAGGACGAAGGTGGACCCGAAGAGGGCTCCGCAGCCGACCAGGACGCCAGTGGAACCGCCCTTCACAAGCCGAGGTAGATACGGCGGACCCGGACGTCGGTGCGGAGCTCCGCGGAGGTCCCGGTCATCGCGACCTCCCCGTTCTCCATCACCAGGCACTCGCTCGTCGCCTCGAACGTCAGTTTCGCGTTCTGCTCGACCAGCAGCATGCCGATGCCCTGTCCGCGCAGCTTCTGCAGCACCGCGAGGATGTCGTCGACCAGCTTGGGGGACAGCCCCATGGACGGCTCGTCCAGCAGCAGGAGCCTCGGCCTGCACATGAGCGCCCGCCCGATCGCCAGCATCTGCTGCTGGCCGCCGGACAGCGCCCCGGCGAGCCGGTCGCTCATCTCGCCCAGTACGGGGAACAGCTCGTAGACCTCCTCCAGGCTCTTGCGCGTCTCCGCCGCCCTCCACGGCCGGACGTAGGCGCCGAGCAGGAGGTTCCGCTCGACGGGCAGGCCGCCGAACACGTGCCGGCCCTCGGGGACGTAGCCGATGCGGTGTCGCACCATGTCCCTGGCGCGGACCGACGACATGTCCTTGCCGTCGAACACGACCTTGCCGCCGCTGCGTGGCACGAGGCCCATCAGCGCCTTAAGGGTCGAGGTCTTGCCCGCGCCGTTCGCCCCGATGATGCCGACCGACTCGCCCGGGGGCACGGTGAAGCCGATCGACTTGACCGCGCACACACCGCCGTAGTGGACCGACAGGTCCTCGACGGTGAACTCTCCGCCGCCCATCACTGCACCTCCGTGGGGAGCGTCATCGGTTCCTGCGACATCGACTCGTCGCCGAGGTAGGCCTCGATGACCGCGGGCGTCGCGACCACCTCGGCCGGGGTGCCGTCCGCGATGATCCGGCCGCTCGCCAGGACCGTCACGCGGGCGCACAGCGTCATGACGAAGCCCATGTTGTGCTCGATGACGACGACGGTGACACCGCGGTCGCGGATCGATCTGACGATCTCGGAGAGCTGGCGGACCTCCTCGCCGTTCAGTCCGGCGGCGGGCTCGTCCAGCAGGAGGATCCGCGGCTCGCTCGCCATGGCGCGGGCGATCTCGATGCGCCGCTGGATGCCGTAGGGAAGGGAGCCCGGCGTGGTGTCGGCGTAGTCGGTGAGGCCGAACCTCGTGAGCAGCGCGTCGGCGCGCGCCCGCAGGTCGCGGTCCCGCTTCCAGACACCCGGCTGCCACAGGGCGTACCTCCAGATCCAGCGGATCCGGGTGCGGTCCAGCGCGACCAGGATGTTCTCCCGGACGGTCATGTCGCCGAACAGCCGGAGGTTCTGGAAGGTCCGGGCGATGCCCAGATGGGACAGCTGGTAGGAGGTGGCTCCGGACACGATCTGCCCGTCCACCAGCACCTGCCCGGCCGTCGCCTTGTACAGGCCGCTGATGACGTTGAAGAGGGTCGTCTTGCCCGAGCCGTTGGGCCCGACCACGCCGTGGATCGCGCCGGGCGCGACGGTGAAGGAGATCTCGTTCAGCGCCTTCACACCGCGGAAGTGCTTGCTGATCTCGCGGATCTCCAGGGACGGCGCGCGAACGTCGCCCTCGGCGACCGCGGGGTAGGGCTCGAAGTCGCCGAGTGCGGCCCGCGCGCCCGCACGCCGCCGGTCCCGCATCTGCTCGAGGCGCCGCGGGATCCCGGCCAAGCCGGTCGGCGCGAACACCACCATGAGCACCACGACGACGCCGTAGCCGAGCTGGGCGTAGGTGGAGAACTCCACGAGCCATTCGCGGATGAGCGCCAGGCCGATCGCGCCGACGACGCAGCCCCACAGGCTCTGCCTTCCGCCCACGATGACCATCGCCAGCAGCAGGAACATGTTGGCGATGCTGAACGTCTCGGGGGCGACGTAGCGGATCAGGCCCGCGTACAGGACGCCCGCGAGGCCGCCGTAGAAGCTCGCGAGGACGAACGCCGTCATCCGCAGGTACGGGATCTCCACGCCGATGGCGCCGGCGGCCAGCGGGTCGTCGCGCATGGCGCGCATGCGGCGGCCGAGCGGTGTCCTGACGACGAAGAGGCCGAAGGCGAGCGCGAGCGCGAACACCACGACTTCGAGGTAGTAGTAGAGGTACTCGCTCTCCAGGTCCACCCCGAACAGCGGCGGGACGGGGATGTTGGAGATGCCGTCCGCGCCTCCGGCCATGGGCGTGTTGACGATCCAGTTGAGGAACGCCAGTGCCAGCCCGAGGGTGACGATGCCGAGGTAGTGCGACTGGACGCGCAGCGCAGGAAGGCCGACGAGCAGTCCGGCGAGCAGCGCCGCGCCCATGGCGAGGAGGCCCGCCACCCAGAAGCCGTACCCGGCCTGGGTGGTCAGCAGCGCGGTGGCGTAGGAGCTGACGCCGAAGAAGGCGATCTGCGCGAGGTTCACCTGTCCGGCGATGCCCATCACCAGGCCGAGGCCGATGGCCAGCAGCGCGAAGATGATGGCGACGTCCACGACGTGGATGGCGTAGCTGCCGAGGGCGTACGGCAGCGCGTAGAGGACGACCGCTCCGGCCGCCAGCGAGGCGAGGCGGAGCTTCCCGGGTCCGCGGAGCGTCATGCGCGGTTCACCGTCCTCTCGCCGAAGATGCCGGTCGGGCGGATCATGATCGCGGCGGTGAAGATCAGGAAGGTGACCAGGTCGGAGTAGCCCTGGAAGGTGCCGGCCGAGAACGAGTCGAGGATCCCGATCGCCAGCCCGCCGATGATCGCGCCGGGGATGTTGCCGAAACCGCCGAGCATCGCGGCGGCGAACCCCTTGATGCCCAGGGAGCCGCCCATGGTCGGGGCGACGTAGAGCAGCGGGCCCGCGAGGCTGCCGGCCAGTGCCGCGAGGCCCGCCCCGATGCCGAAGGCCATGGCGTTGCTGCGGCCCACGTGGATGCCGACGGCGGTGGCCGCCTCGTGGTCCATCGCCACGGCCTGCATCGCGGCGCCGCGCTTGGTGCGGTGGAGGAACACGACGAGCAGCACCATGGCCAGCGCAGTGATGCCGAGGACGACGAGGTCGTAGGTGCGGATCCGGACGTCGAACAGCTCGATCGGCCCGGTCTGCACCGGGTTGGGCACGGCCCGGCCGGTGGCGCCCCAGATGATGGTCGCCAGTGCCTCCAGGACGATGCCGAAGCCGATCGTCCCGATCAGCATCAGGTCGAAGTCCTTGTTCTCCAGCGGCCGCAGGACCCGCTCGATGATGAGTCCGATGAGCCCGGTGACGACCAGGGCGACGATCATCGCCGGGAAGAAGGGCAGCTTGACCGTCAGATAGAAGGTGGAGGCCGCGTAGGCGCCGATCATGACGACGCTGCCGTGCGCGAAGTTGACCAGGCCCATCGTGCGGTAGACGAGGGAGAAGCCCATGGCCACCAGCGCGTAGATCGCGCCGAGGCTGAGCCCTCCCACCAGGGTCTGCAGGAAGTCTTGCATGGTTCTCCTAGCTGTCGGCGCGGGCCGCCGGGGATCGCCCGGCGGACCGCGCCCGAGGGGTGTCAGCTCGCGGCGACCAGGACGCCGTTCTCGATGAGGCCGATCTGGGTCTCGAAGATGCCGACGCCGGTGTCGTCGAAGGCGAAGGAGCCGAGCAGGCCTTCGTACTCGGTGGCGCGGATCGCGTCGGCGAGCGCGGCGCCGGTGGCGACGTTCGAGCTCTTCAGCGCGGTGAGCACGATGTTGGTGCCGTCGTAGGCCTTCGCGCCGTGCATCTCGGCGTCTTCGCTGTAGGCGGCCTTGTAGGCGGCCGCGAACTTCTTGGAGGCGTCGCTGAAGTCGTTCGACAGGTAGGGCGTGCTGACGATGGTGCCCTCGACGTTCTCCTTGCCCGCGGTGTCGGCGAAGACCGGGGTGCCCTGGGGCGCGGCGCCGGCGAACGGGACGTCGAGGCCGAGGTCGCGGGCCTGCTTGACGATGAGGCCGGACTGGACCTCCTCGGCGCCGACGAAGATCACGTCGGGGTTCTTGCCGCGGACGTCGGTGAGCGCGGCGCTGAAGTCCTTCTGGTCGGTGGTGACGACCTGGTCGGCGACCGGGGTGACGCCCTTCTCCTTCAGCACCGCGGTGAAGGCGTCGTGCTCGCCCTTGCCGTAGGAGCCGTTGTTGGTGATCAGGGCGATCTTCTTCAGGCCCTTGGCGCCGACGATGTACTCGGCGAGCGACTTGTCGTAGGTAGTGCTCGTGGGCCCGTTGAGGAACAGGAACGGGCTGCCGAACGCGGGCATCGCGGGCGACTGGCCTGAGGTGATGTTGGGGATCTCCGCGGTCTTCAGGATCGGCGCCATGGCGAGCGTGACGGCGCTCTCGGCGGTGCCGATCATCGCGATGTAGCCCTCGCTGTCGATCTTGCGGGCGAGGTTGGTGCCGACGGTCGGGTCGCCCTGGTCGTCGAAGACGTCGAGCTGGATCTGGCGTCCGTTGATGCCGCCCGCCTTGTTCCACTCATCGACGGCGAGCTTGGCGCCCTTGTGCTCCCACGCGCCGAGCGAGCTGAGCTGGCCGCTCTGCGCGTTGACCACGGCGATCTTGATGGGGCCGGTGCCGGAGTCCTTGGCTTCGTCGGACTCGCCCGGCGCCGCGCAGGCGGACAGGGTCAGCGCCGCCGTGAGCGCGGTGGCGAAGAGGGTGGACAGTCTGGACATGAATCACCTCGGGGGGTGGAGGGGGTGAACGGGTGGGGTGTCAGGTCGTGGGGGCAGGGGTGTGCGCCTCGGGGAAGACGCCCTGGTAGATGTCCTTGATGTTCCAGTGCCCGGGGGTGGGCACCGGCTCGTTGACCATCGGCACGTCCAGGACCGCGGGCCTCCGGTTGCGGACGGCCTCGGCGAGCGCGGCGAGCAGGTCCTCAGGCGCGCCGACCGTGTAGCCGTCGGCGCCGCACGCGCGTCCGTAGGCGGCGAAGTCGGGGCTGTAGGGCCGCCCGTCGGGGCCGGTGAACTCGCAGCCGTAGCTGACGCCGTAGTTGGCGGCCTGGAGATCGGCGATGGTGCCGTGGGCCCGGTTGTTCATCACCACGAAGAGGACCGGGGCGCCGCGCTCGACGGCCATGGGGACGGCCGGCAGCTGGGCGCTCATGCCGCCGTCGCCGACGAGCGCGACCACGGTGCGGTCCGGCTGGGCGATCTGCACGCCGACGGCCGCCGCGGGGCCGAATCCCATGGTGGAGGCGCCGCCGGGCGTGATGAAGCGGCCTTCGTCGGGCAGCGCGTAGCACTGGGCGACGCCGTTCTTGTTCCAGCCGACGTCGGTGACGAGGACGGCGTCGGCGGGGAGGGCGTCGCGCAGGTCGGCGAGGATCCGCTCAGGACGCAGCGGGAACCGGTCGCTGCGCCCGCGCTCGCGGGCGTCGGCGAACAGCTCGGCGCGGGAGGCGCGGATCTCCTCGCGCAGTGCGGGCCGGGCCACGGCGGGAGTGCGCCTGACCTCGGCGGCGATCGCTTCCAGGGCCAGCCCGACGTCGGCGACCGCGCCCAGCTCGACGGGGTAGTTGCGGCCGATCTCGGCGGGGTCGATGTCGATCTGGATCAGCGCGGAGTCCGAGAAGTCCCAGGTGTAGGAGGGGTCCCAGGAGCTGGCGTCGGTCTCGGCGAACCGGGTGGCCAGAGCGAGCACGACGTCGGCGTGGCGCGCGTAGTCGTTGGTGGTCTTCAGGCCCCAGAAGCCGGGCATGCCGAGCAGCAGCGGGTGGTCTTCGCGGACCGTCCCCTTGGCCATGAGCGAGTGGACGATCGGGATGTCCAGGTGCTCGGCGATCTCCAGCAGCGACCCGGTCCGCCCGCGCAGTCCGCCTCCGATGTACAGGAGGGGCCGTTCGGCTCCGGCGAGCCGGGCCGCGATCCGCGCGGCGGCGTCGGCGGGCAGGGCGGGCAGCGCCTCCGCGATCGGCAGCGGGTAGGACGCGGCGGGCACGGGCCGGGAGAACAGGTCCATCGGCACGTTCAGCAGGACCGCGCCGGGACGCCCGGACGTCGCCGTCCAGAAGGCCCGCTCGGTGAACCGGGCCAGGTCCTCGGCGCGGTGCACGTGCCAGGCCCGCTTGACGAAGGGCCGGTAGATGGCGGTCTGGTCGGCGTCGGCGTGGAGGTTGACCTCCTGGTGCGGGTGCCTGCCGTGGAAGTAGGACGGGATGTCCCCGGCGATCGCGATGAGCGGGACGGAGTCGAGCGCGGCCGTGGCCACCCCGGTGACGCCGTTCATCATGCCGGGGCCCACGTGCATGAGCACCACGCCCGGTTTGCCGGACGCGCGGGCGTAGCCGTCGGCGGCGTGCGCGGCGGCCTGCTCGTGGCGGGCGATCACGAACTCGATGGGGCTGCGGCCGAGCGCGTCCAGCAGGGCGATGTTGGTGTGCCCGCAGGTGCCGAAGACGTACTCGACGCCGTAGGACTCGAGCTGGGCGACGAGCAGCTCGGCGGCCGTGGCGGTCGTGGGGGTCATGCGGACTTCTCCTCGAAGCTGATCCAGGTCTTGCCGGGAATGTCGGGGGATTCGGCGAACGCGCGCGGCGCGTCGGCGACGTCGAAGCGGGCGCGCAGGACGCGGCCGGGGGCGAGGTCGGAGTCCGACATCGCCGCGATGGTGCGGGCGAAGCCGGTGGGGTGGTCGTAGATGAGGCAGCCGCGGATGGTCAGCCGGCGCTGCACGATCCGGAACGTCGGGATCCGCGCGGGCGTGGTGCTCTGCCCGACGACGACGACCCGGCCTCCGTGAGCGGCCCGCTCCACGGCCTGTTCGAAGGCCGCGGGCGCACCCGAGGTCTCGATGACGATGGAGTA harbors:
- a CDS encoding ABC transporter substrate-binding protein — translated: MSRLSTLFATALTAALTLSACAAPGESDEAKDSGTGPIKIAVVNAQSGQLSSLGAWEHKGAKLAVDEWNKAGGINGRQIQLDVFDDQGDPTVGTNLARKIDSEGYIAMIGTAESAVTLAMAPILKTAEIPNITSGQSPAMPAFGSPFLFLNGPTSTTYDKSLAEYIVGAKGLKKIALITNNGSYGKGEHDAFTAVLKEKGVTPVADQVVTTDQKDFSAALTDVRGKNPDVIFVGAEEVQSGLIVKQARDLGLDVPFAGAAPQGTPVFADTAGKENVEGTIVSTPYLSNDFSDASKKFAAAYKAAYSEDAEMHGAKAYDGTNIVLTALKSSNVATGAALADAIRATEYEGLLGSFAFDDTGVGIFETQIGLIENGVLVAAS
- a CDS encoding ABC transporter ATP-binding protein, with the protein product MGGGEFTVEDLSVHYGGVCAVKSIGFTVPPGESVGIIGANGAGKTSTLKALMGLVPRSGGKVVFDGKDMSSVRARDMVRHRIGYVPEGRHVFGGLPVERNLLLGAYVRPWRAAETRKSLEEVYELFPVLGEMSDRLAGALSGGQQQMLAIGRALMCRPRLLLLDEPSMGLSPKLVDDILAVLQKLRGQGIGMLLVEQNAKLTFEATSECLVMENGEVAMTGTSAELRTDVRVRRIYLGL
- a CDS encoding ABC transporter permease subunit, which produces MTLRGPGKLRLASLAAGAVVLYALPYALGSYAIHVVDVAIIFALLAIGLGLVMGIAGQVNLAQIAFFGVSSYATALLTTQAGYGFWVAGLLAMGAALLAGLLVGLPALRVQSHYLGIVTLGLALAFLNWIVNTPMAGGADGISNIPVPPLFGVDLESEYLYYYLEVVVFALALAFGLFVVRTPLGRRMRAMRDDPLAAGAIGVEIPYLRMTAFVLASFYGGLAGVLYAGLIRYVAPETFSIANMFLLLAMVIVGGRQSLWGCVVGAIGLALIREWLVEFSTYAQLGYGVVVVLMVVFAPTGLAGIPRRLEQMRDRRRAGARAALGDFEPYPAVAEGDVRAPSLEIREISKHFRGVKALNEISFTVAPGAIHGVVGPNGSGKTTLFNVISGLYKATAGQVLVDGQIVSGATSYQLSHLGIARTFQNLRLFGDMTVRENILVALDRTRIRWIWRYALWQPGVWKRDRDLRARADALLTRFGLTDYADTTPGSLPYGIQRRIEIARAMASEPRILLLDEPAAGLNGEEVRQLSEIVRSIRDRGVTVVVIEHNMGFVMTLCARVTVLASGRIIADGTPAEVVATPAVIEAYLGDESMSQEPMTLPTEVQ
- a CDS encoding thiamine pyrophosphate-binding protein: MTPTTATAAELLVAQLESYGVEYVFGTCGHTNIALLDALGRSPIEFVIARHEQAAAHAADGYARASGKPGVVLMHVGPGMMNGVTGVATAALDSVPLIAIAGDIPSYFHGRHPHQEVNLHADADQTAIYRPFVKRAWHVHRAEDLARFTERAFWTATSGRPGAVLLNVPMDLFSRPVPAASYPLPIAEALPALPADAAARIAARLAGAERPLLYIGGGLRGRTGSLLEIAEHLDIPIVHSLMAKGTVREDHPLLLGMPGFWGLKTTNDYARHADVVLALATRFAETDASSWDPSYTWDFSDSALIQIDIDPAEIGRNYPVELGAVADVGLALEAIAAEVRRTPAVARPALREEIRASRAELFADARERGRSDRFPLRPERILADLRDALPADAVLVTDVGWNKNGVAQCYALPDEGRFITPGGASTMGFGPAAAVGVQIAQPDRTVVALVGDGGMSAQLPAVPMAVERGAPVLFVVMNNRAHGTIADLQAANYGVSYGCEFTGPDGRPYSPDFAAYGRACGADGYTVGAPEDLLAALAEAVRNRRPAVLDVPMVNEPVPTPGHWNIKDIYQGVFPEAHTPAPTT
- a CDS encoding branched-chain amino acid ABC transporter permease; the encoded protein is MQDFLQTLVGGLSLGAIYALVAMGFSLVYRTMGLVNFAHGSVVMIGAYAASTFYLTVKLPFFPAMIVALVVTGLIGLIIERVLRPLENKDFDLMLIGTIGFGIVLEALATIIWGATGRAVPNPVQTGPIELFDVRIRTYDLVVLGITALAMVLLVVFLHRTKRGAAMQAVAMDHEAATAVGIHVGRSNAMAFGIGAGLAALAGSLAGPLLYVAPTMGGSLGIKGFAAAMLGGFGNIPGAIIGGLAIGILDSFSAGTFQGYSDLVTFLIFTAAIMIRPTGIFGERTVNRA